From the Ptychodera flava strain L36383 unplaced genomic scaffold, AS_Pfla_20210202 Scaffold_46__1_contigs__length_1169225_pilon, whole genome shotgun sequence genome, one window contains:
- the LOC139128267 gene encoding uncharacterized protein — MRSLHQLLQSDVATLHQCTKRRPTDVLQMPCCGDRCMETLSLNDITESEQAFKMSLNEIEQGHYILRQITQHSYTYHGKTRSKLIMNLVIHGRRVCEVAWCNVHDISHRRFTKYANQVKLGVTNISHGNRGKKRMQEKTSRAISWMRFHFERIGDFMPHKNIVRLPTFMKKCDLWELMKTQLMEKEFYSLLSYGYFCDIWRKHLPEFRTGKSSDFAECDDCAQIRNAISSASTDAERQNLLKVREIHERRVETERAVYHNAREKAVRQPDDLLVIIIDGMDQKKTYFPRLVREKKNTENLGKVPMHATGSLIHTNVPEGKLAVMRLDIHNFPHDSNMTINNIMWNLVDNIDRLSRQLHLQLDNCYRENKNRFLLSFASLLVEYDIFEEVVLNFLPVGHTHEDIDQMFSRVSTALKKTNSFTMQELMHNVHESYTPAIKVQEVKYMFNVKEWLQPYMAGRFGGHSKPHNFRIRKINGRARMHYRLWSTDAWQPTYEEDGEPAQGLVCLETVPDVDDVPDMVEPSLLKLDLQKLTHDIPNKYVDYMPQQTVEHLRDFMGNIEQYGQVAEQADEWPLQQLIEAARRQRSARVTTSGDVPPNVQRIQDWMESVCPPVIVGNQGNQATEAEIVEDFSTLDVGMFVAVFCPDSEEVPQIGKVVNRDDTSFTIHWHYGTWNTAWKPCYVSKGRSKVPWEDRQDLAAAILWDFKLTLRKTLTKQTRSILQKKYERLQSQI; from the exons ATGAGATCATTACATCAACTCCTGCAAAGCGACGTCGCTACTCTGCACCAATGCACCAAGAGGCGCCCAACAGATGTTCTACAAATGCCCTGCTGTGGGGACAGATGCATGGAAACTCTGTCTCTGAATGACATCACTGAGTCCGAACAGGCATTTAAGATGTCTCTAAATGAAATTGAACAGGGACATTATATCCTAAGGcaaattacgcaacactcataTACGTACCATGGGAAAACTAGATCCAAACTAATTATGAATCTAGTTATCCATGGAAGACGTGTATGTGAAGTTGCATGGTGCAATGTGCATGACATATCTCATCGCAGATTTACAAAGTATGCAAATCAAGTAAAACTTGGTGTCACCAACATTTCACATGGAAACCGAGGGAAAAAGAGAATGCAGGAGAAAACATCTAGAGCAATATCATGGATGCGTTTTCACTTTGAAAGGATAGGtgatttcatgccacataagaaTATAGTACGACTTCCTACATTCATGAAGAAGTGTGATCTTTGGGAACTTATGAAGACACAGCTGATGGAAAAGGAATTCTATTCACTCCTATCGTATGGCTACTTTTGTGATATCTGGAGGAAGCACTTGCCTGAATTTCGTACTGGAAAG TCTTCTGACTTTGCCGAATGTGATGACTGTGCCCAGATCCGTAATGCAATATCCTCGGCCTCCACTGATGCTGAACGGCAAAATCTGCTCAAAGTTCgtgaaattcatgaaagaagGGTTGA AACAGAAAGGGCAGTTTACCACAATGCCCGAGAAAAAGCAGTGCGACAACCTGATGATCTACTGGTCATCATTATTGATGGGATGGACCAGAAAAAGACATATTTCCCAAGGCTAGTACGAGAGAAAAAGAACACTGAAAATCTAGGGAAAGTACCAATGCATGCAACAG GAAGTCTGATCCATACTAATGTTCCTGAAGGCAAGCTTGCTGTCATGCGGCTagatattcacaattttcctcATGATTCTAACATGACAATAAACAACATCATGTGGAATTTGGTTGACAACATTGACAGACTTTCACGGCAGCTCCACCTCCAGCTAGACAACTGTTACAGGGAGAACAAGAATAGATTTCTACTTTCTTTTGCATCTCTGTTGGTAGAATATGATATCTTCGAAGAG GTTGTGCTGAACTTCCTGCCAGTAGGTCATACCCATGAGG ATATTGACCAGATGTTCAGTAGAGTGTCCACTGCTCTGAAGAAAACGAATTCCTTCACTATGCAAG AATTAATGCACAACGTGCATGAAAGTTACACTCCAGCAATCAAGGTACAAGAAGTAAAGTACATGTTCAACGTGAAAGAGTGGCTGCAACCTTATATGGCAGGGAGGTTTGGAGGGCATTCTAAACCACACAATTTTCGAATTAGAAAGATCAATGGAAGAGCCAGAATGCACTATCGATTATGGTCGACAGATGCATGGCAACCGACGTATGAAGAAGATGGTGAACCTGCACAGGGACTTGTATGCCTGGAA ACTGTGCCAGATGTTGATGATGTTCCAGATATGGTTGAACCCTCACTCCTGAAACTTGATCTGCAGAAATTAACACATGATATACCCAATAAATATGTTGACTATATGCCCCAGCAAACTGTTGAACATCTGAGAGACTTCATGGGTAACATTGAGCAGTATGGACAG GTGGCTGAGCAAGCTGATGAGTGGCCTTTACAACAATTAATTGAAGCTGCAAGGAGACAGCGAAGTGCTAGAGTGACAACTTCTGGTGATGTTCCTCCAAATGTTCAAAGAATTCAAGACTGGATGGAATCTGTGTGTCCTCCA GTAATTGTTGGCAATCAAGGGAACCAAGCAACCGAAGCTGAGATTGTGGAGGACTTTTCAACGCTAGATGTTGGTATGTTTGTGGCAGTGTTTTGCCCAGATTCAGAGGAGGTCCCACAGATCGGCAAAGTTGTCAACAGAGATGACACATCTTTCACAATCCATTGGCATTATGGAACCTGGAATACTGCGTGGAAACCATGTTATGTCAGCAAAGGGAGGTCCAAGGTTCCATGGGAAGACCGACAAGATTTGGCAGCAGCAATCCTCTGGGATTTTAAACTGACGTTAAGGAAAACATTGACTAAACAGACGAGATCCATCTTACAAAAAAAGTATGAGAGACTACAGTCACAAATTTAG